The following proteins are co-located in the Citrobacter freundii ATCC 8090 = MTCC 1658 = NBRC 12681 genome:
- the ppc gene encoding phosphoenolpyruvate carboxylase — MNEQYSALRSNVSMLGKVLGETIKDALGENILDRVETIRKLSKSSRAGNEINRQELLTTLQNLSNDELLPVARAFSQFLNLANTAEQHHSISPKGEAASNPEVIARTLRKLKEQPNLNDATIKKAVESLSLELVLTAHPTEITRRTLIHKMGEVNACLKQLDNKDLVDYERNQLMRRLRQLIAQSWHTDEIRKLRPSPVDEAKWGFAVVENSLWEGVPNYLRELNEQLEEHLGYKLPVDFVPVRFTSWMGGDRDGNPNVTADITRHVLLLSRWKATDLFLKDIQFLISELSMVDATPELMALVGEEGAAEPYRYLMKTLRSRLMATQAWLEARLKGEKLPKPAGLLTQNEQLWDPLYACYQSLQACGMGIIANGELLDTLRRVKCFGVPLVRIDIRQESTRHTEALGELTRYLGIGDYENWSEADKQAFLIRELNSKRPLLPRNWEPSNDTREVLDTCQVIAEAPYGSIAAYVISMAKTPSDVLAVHLLLKEAGIGFAMPVAPLFETLDDLNNADDVMSQLLNIDWYRGFIQGKQMVMIGYSDSAKDAGVMAASWAQYQAQDALIKTCEKAGIELTLFHGRGGSIGRGGAPAHAALLSQPPGSLKGGLRVTEQGEMIRFKYGLPEVTISSLSLYTGAILEANLLPPPEPKDNWRHIMDELSDISCELYRGYVRENKDFVPYFRSATPEQELGKLPLGSRPAKRRPTGGVESLRAIPWIFAWTQNRLMLPAWLGAGTALQKVVEDGKQSELEAMCRDWPFFSTRLGMLEMVFAKADLWLAEYYDQRLVKKELWPLGEELRQRLAADIDVVLAIANDSHLMADLPWIAESIQLRNVYTDPLNVLQAELLHRSRQAEEQGHEPDPRVEQALMVTIAGVAAGMRNTG; from the coding sequence ATGAACGAACAATATTCCGCGTTGCGTAGTAATGTCAGTATGCTCGGCAAAGTGCTGGGAGAGACCATCAAGGATGCGTTGGGAGAGAACATTCTTGATCGCGTAGAAACAATTCGAAAGCTGTCCAAATCATCTCGCGCTGGCAATGAAATTAATCGCCAGGAATTGCTCACCACACTGCAAAATCTGTCTAACGACGAGCTGCTGCCGGTTGCCCGCGCATTTAGCCAGTTCCTGAACCTGGCCAACACCGCCGAGCAGCACCACAGCATTTCGCCAAAAGGCGAAGCCGCCAGCAACCCGGAAGTGATTGCTCGCACTCTGCGTAAACTGAAAGAGCAGCCCAACCTCAATGACGCCACCATCAAGAAAGCCGTAGAATCACTCTCTCTGGAGCTGGTACTCACCGCCCACCCGACCGAGATCACTCGTCGTACGCTGATCCATAAAATGGGTGAAGTGAACGCCTGCCTCAAGCAGCTTGATAACAAAGACCTCGTCGATTATGAACGCAACCAACTGATGCGCCGTCTGCGTCAGCTCATTGCTCAGTCCTGGCATACGGATGAAATCCGCAAACTGCGCCCAAGCCCGGTTGATGAAGCTAAATGGGGATTCGCGGTTGTTGAAAACAGCCTGTGGGAAGGTGTGCCGAACTACCTGCGCGAGCTGAATGAACAACTGGAAGAGCATCTTGGATATAAGCTGCCGGTTGATTTTGTCCCGGTTCGATTTACCTCCTGGATGGGCGGCGACCGTGACGGCAACCCGAACGTAACGGCGGATATCACCCGTCACGTGCTATTGCTCAGCCGCTGGAAAGCGACAGACCTGTTCCTGAAAGACATCCAGTTTCTGATTTCTGAGCTGTCGATGGTGGATGCCACGCCGGAGCTGATGGCGCTGGTAGGCGAAGAAGGCGCTGCTGAACCATACCGCTATCTGATGAAAACCCTGCGTTCTCGTCTGATGGCGACCCAGGCCTGGCTTGAAGCTCGTCTGAAAGGCGAGAAATTGCCGAAACCTGCGGGACTTCTCACCCAAAACGAACAGCTCTGGGACCCGCTTTACGCGTGCTACCAGTCTCTACAGGCCTGTGGTATGGGCATCATCGCCAATGGCGAATTGCTCGACACCCTGCGCCGCGTGAAGTGTTTCGGCGTGCCGCTGGTGCGTATTGATATTCGTCAGGAAAGCACCCGTCATACTGAAGCCTTGGGCGAACTGACTCGTTATCTGGGCATTGGCGACTACGAAAACTGGTCGGAAGCGGATAAACAGGCTTTCCTGATCCGTGAACTGAATTCCAAGCGTCCGCTCCTGCCGCGTAACTGGGAGCCGAGCAATGACACCCGTGAAGTGCTCGACACCTGTCAGGTCATTGCCGAAGCCCCGTATGGCTCCATTGCCGCCTATGTTATCTCGATGGCGAAAACGCCGTCGGATGTGCTGGCCGTGCATCTGCTGCTGAAAGAAGCCGGAATTGGTTTTGCTATGCCGGTCGCTCCGCTATTTGAAACGCTGGACGACCTCAACAATGCCGATGACGTCATGTCCCAGCTTCTGAATATCGACTGGTACCGCGGCTTTATCCAGGGCAAACAGATGGTCATGATTGGCTACTCTGATTCCGCAAAAGACGCGGGCGTGATGGCAGCGTCCTGGGCGCAATACCAGGCTCAGGACGCGCTGATCAAAACCTGCGAAAAAGCCGGTATCGAACTGACGCTGTTCCATGGTCGCGGCGGATCCATTGGTCGCGGCGGCGCGCCTGCGCATGCGGCGCTGCTCTCTCAACCACCAGGCAGCCTGAAAGGCGGTCTGCGCGTGACAGAACAAGGGGAGATGATCCGCTTTAAGTACGGCCTGCCGGAAGTGACCATCAGCAGCCTGTCGCTGTATACCGGAGCAATTCTGGAGGCCAACCTGTTACCACCGCCAGAACCGAAGGATAACTGGCGTCATATCATGGATGAGCTTTCCGATATTTCCTGCGAGCTATACCGTGGATATGTGCGTGAAAACAAAGACTTCGTCCCTTATTTCCGCTCAGCCACACCGGAGCAGGAACTGGGTAAATTGCCGCTCGGTTCACGTCCGGCAAAACGCCGTCCGACCGGCGGCGTTGAGTCTCTGCGTGCTATACCGTGGATCTTTGCCTGGACGCAGAACCGTCTGATGCTCCCGGCCTGGCTTGGTGCTGGTACCGCGCTGCAAAAAGTGGTTGAAGATGGTAAGCAAAGCGAACTCGAAGCGATGTGCCGCGACTGGCCATTCTTCTCCACACGCCTTGGCATGCTGGAAATGGTTTTCGCGAAAGCAGACCTGTGGCTGGCAGAGTATTACGATCAGCGCCTGGTCAAAAAAGAGCTGTGGCCGCTGGGTGAAGAGCTACGCCAACGCCTGGCAGCAGATATCGATGTCGTACTGGCGATTGCCAACGACTCACATTTGATGGCCGACCTGCCGTGGATTGCCGAGTCCATTCAGTTAAGGAATGTTTATACTGACCCGCTGAACGTCTTACAGGCAGAGTTGTTACACCGCTCACGCCAGGCCGAAGAGCAAGGCCATGAACCGGATCCACGCGTTGAACAAGCGCTGATGGTGACCATCGCGGGTGTCGCCGCCGGTATGCGCAATACAGGCTAA
- a CDS encoding phosphoethanolamine transferase CptA, translated as MQSLQLQSKPAFSWKALGWALLYFWFFSSLLQAVIYFSGYSGSTGLRDSLLFSSLWLIPVFLFPNRIRIIAAVIGVILWAASLAALSYYVIYGQEFSQSVLYVMFETNANEASEYLSQYFSLKIVLIALAYTAMAILLWTRLRPVHIPSPWRYLVSFALLYGLILHPMTVNTFIKHKPFEKTLDGLASRMEPAAPWQFISGYYQYRQQLTSLNSLLNENNALPPLANFKDSSGDAPRTLVLVIGESTQRGRMSLYGYPRETTPELDALHKSDPNFTVFNNVVTSRPYTIEILQQALTFANEKNPDLYLTQPSLMNMMKQAGYKTFWITNQQTMTARNTMLTVFSKQTDKQFYMNQQRTQSAREYDSNVLAPFKEVLADPAPKKFIIVHLLGTHIKYKFRYPDGQGKFDNNIDHVPAGLSNDELEAYNDYDSANVYNDHIIASLIKDYKATDPNGFLLYFSDHGEEVYDTPPHKTQGRNEDNPTRHMYTVPFLLWTSEKWQAAHPRDFSQDVNRKYSSSELIHTWSDLAGFTYDGFDPTRAITSPQFKETTRWIGNPYKKNALIDYDSLPYGDQIGNQ; from the coding sequence ATGCAATCCTTACAACTCCAGTCTAAACCCGCCTTTAGCTGGAAAGCCCTGGGTTGGGCGCTCCTCTATTTTTGGTTTTTTTCCTCATTACTGCAGGCCGTTATCTATTTTAGCGGCTATAGCGGATCTACCGGCCTACGCGACTCCCTGCTGTTCAGCTCGCTGTGGTTGATCCCGGTATTTTTATTTCCAAACCGTATCCGCATTATTGCTGCCGTCATTGGCGTAATTCTATGGGCGGCCTCGCTGGCTGCGCTGAGCTATTACGTCATTTACGGGCAAGAGTTCTCGCAAAGCGTTCTGTACGTAATGTTTGAAACCAATGCGAACGAAGCCAGCGAGTACCTGAGTCAATACTTCAGCCTGAAGATCGTCTTAATTGCGCTGGCATATACAGCAATGGCAATTCTGCTATGGACACGTTTGCGTCCGGTACATATTCCATCACCCTGGCGCTATCTGGTGTCGTTTGCACTGTTATACGGATTGATTCTGCATCCGATGACAGTGAACACATTTATCAAACATAAGCCGTTTGAAAAAACGTTGGATGGGCTCGCTTCACGTATGGAGCCCGCCGCGCCGTGGCAATTCATCTCCGGGTATTATCAATATCGTCAGCAGTTGACCTCGCTCAATAGCCTGCTGAATGAGAACAATGCCCTGCCGCCGCTGGCTAACTTTAAAGACAGCTCAGGTGACGCACCGCGTACATTGGTGCTGGTGATTGGCGAATCAACGCAACGTGGCCGCATGAGCCTGTATGGCTACCCGCGTGAAACGACGCCAGAACTGGATGCGCTGCATAAATCCGATCCTAACTTCACCGTATTCAATAATGTCGTGACTTCCCGTCCGTACACCATTGAAATCCTGCAGCAGGCGCTGACCTTCGCTAACGAGAAGAACCCGGATCTGTATCTGACTCAGCCGTCCCTGATGAACATGATGAAACAGGCGGGTTATAAAACCTTCTGGATCACTAATCAGCAGACGATGACCGCCCGCAACACCATGCTGACGGTGTTCTCTAAGCAGACGGATAAACAGTTCTATATGAACCAGCAGCGTACGCAAAGTGCGCGCGAATATGACAGCAACGTGCTGGCGCCATTTAAAGAAGTACTGGCCGACCCGGCACCGAAAAAGTTCATCATCGTGCATCTGCTGGGTACGCATATTAAGTACAAATTCCGCTATCCGGATGGCCAGGGTAAGTTCGACAATAATATCGACCATGTTCCCGCAGGTCTGAGTAACGATGAGCTGGAAGCCTACAACGATTACGACAGCGCGAATGTTTACAACGATCATATTATTGCCAGCCTGATCAAAGACTATAAAGCGACCGATCCGAACGGCTTCCTGCTGTACTTCTCCGATCATGGCGAAGAGGTTTACGATACGCCACCGCACAAAACGCAGGGTCGTAATGAAGACAACCCAACGCGCCATATGTACACGGTGCCGTTCCTGTTGTGGACTTCGGAAAAATGGCAGGCCGCGCACCCGCGTGACTTCTCACAGGATGTGAATCGTAAATACAGCAGCTCAGAGCTTATCCACACATGGTCTGACTTAGCGGGCTTCACCTACGATGGCTTCGATCCAACTCGCGCCATTACCAGTCCTCAGTTCAAAGAGACAACCCGCTGGATTGGCAATCCGTACAAGAAAAATGCCCTGATAGATTACGATTCCCTGCCTTACGGCGATCAAATCGGTAATCAATAA
- a CDS encoding AraC family transcriptional regulator, with amino-acid sequence MYHDVSHLLSRLINGPTPLRQIYFASTTSTTPELAYQVDFPRLEIVLEGEFADSGIDKVLTPGDVLFVPAGGWNIPQWVTPVTTLSILFGKQQLGFSVVQWDGKQYQNLTHQHVARRGPRIGSFLLQTLHEMQMQPQEQQTARLIVASLLSHCRDLLGSQIQTASRSQALFDAIRGYIDERYASPLTRESVAQAFYISPNYLSHLFQKTGAIGFNEYLNHTRLEHAKTLLKGYELKIKDVAHTCGFIDSNYFCRLFRKNTERSPSEYRRQYHSQLTEKKTDQL; translated from the coding sequence ATGTATCACGACGTCAGCCATCTTCTCTCCCGACTGATTAACGGCCCCACGCCGCTGCGGCAGATTTATTTTGCCAGCACCACTAGCACAACGCCGGAACTGGCGTATCAGGTCGATTTTCCCCGGCTGGAAATTGTGCTGGAAGGTGAATTTGCGGATTCTGGCATCGATAAGGTGCTTACCCCCGGCGATGTCTTGTTTGTTCCGGCTGGCGGCTGGAATATTCCGCAGTGGGTCACACCAGTCACCACACTCAGCATCCTGTTCGGCAAACAACAACTGGGTTTCAGCGTCGTGCAGTGGGACGGCAAGCAATATCAAAACCTTACCCACCAGCACGTCGCTCGGCGTGGGCCGCGTATTGGCTCTTTTCTGCTGCAAACGCTCCATGAGATGCAAATGCAGCCGCAGGAGCAGCAAACGGCCAGGCTAATCGTTGCGAGCTTGCTGAGCCACTGTCGCGATCTGCTCGGCAGCCAGATCCAAACCGCATCACGTAGTCAGGCGCTTTTCGACGCCATTCGCGGCTATATTGACGAACGCTACGCTTCGCCACTCACCCGTGAATCCGTCGCACAGGCGTTTTACATTTCACCTAATTACCTCTCCCACCTGTTTCAAAAAACGGGCGCTATCGGTTTTAACGAATACCTGAACCACACGCGACTGGAACACGCAAAAACGCTGTTAAAGGGTTACGAGCTGAAGATCAAAGACGTGGCGCACACCTGTGGGTTTATTGACAGCAACTACTTCTGCCGCCTGTTTCGCAAGAATACTGAACGTTCGCCGTCAGAGTATCGTCGGCAGTATCACAGCCAGTTGACGGAGAAAAAAACTGACCAGTTATAA
- the fsa gene encoding fructose-6-phosphate aldolase — protein MELYLDTANVAEVERLARIFPIAGVTTNPSIVAASKESIWDVLPRLQNAIGKEGILFAQTMSRDAQGMVEEAKRLGNAVPGLVVKIPVTSEGLAAIKMLKKEGITTLGTAVYSASQGLLAALAGAKYIAPYVNRIDAQGGDGIRTVQELQTLLELHAPNSMVLAASFKTPRQALDCLLAGCEAITLPLDVAQQMLNTPAVESAIEKFEQDWNNAFGHINL, from the coding sequence ATGGAACTTTATCTTGATACCGCCAACGTCGCGGAAGTCGAACGTCTGGCCCGCATCTTCCCTATCGCGGGCGTCACCACCAACCCAAGCATTGTGGCAGCAAGCAAAGAATCCATCTGGGATGTGCTGCCACGCCTGCAGAACGCCATTGGCAAAGAGGGCATTCTGTTTGCCCAGACCATGAGCCGGGATGCGCAGGGCATGGTGGAAGAAGCTAAACGCCTGGGCAATGCGGTGCCCGGTCTGGTAGTGAAAATCCCGGTGACATCCGAAGGTCTGGCCGCGATCAAGATGCTGAAAAAAGAGGGTATCACCACGCTGGGAACCGCCGTTTACAGTGCTTCTCAGGGGCTACTGGCTGCGCTGGCAGGAGCGAAATATATCGCGCCTTACGTTAACCGTATCGACGCGCAGGGCGGCGACGGGATTCGCACAGTACAGGAACTGCAAACATTGCTGGAACTGCATGCACCGAACAGCATGGTACTGGCGGCCAGCTTTAAAACTCCACGTCAGGCGCTGGATTGCTTGCTGGCAGGATGTGAAGCAATCACCCTGCCATTAGACGTAGCGCAACAAATGCTCAATACCCCTGCGGTAGAGTCAGCAATAGAGAAGTTTGAGCAGGACTGGAACAACGCATTTGGTCACATCAACCTGTGA
- the gldA gene encoding bifunctional L-1,2-propanediol dehydrogenase/glycerol dehydrogenase — protein MDRIIQSPGKYIQGADVITRLGSYLKPLAERWLVVGDKFVLGFAQGALEKSFQDAGLALEIAPFGGECSQNEIDRLRVVAEKAQCAAVLGIGGGKTLDTAKALAHFMGVPVAIAPTIASTDAPCSALSVIYTDAGEFDRYLLLPNNPDRVIVDTKIVAGAPARLLAAGIGDALATWFEARACSRSGATTMAGGQCTQAALALAELCFNTLIEEGEKAMLAAEQHVVTPALERIIEANTYLSGVGFESGGLAAAHAIHNGLTAIPDAHHYYHGEKVAFGTLTQLVLENAPVDKIETVAALCHSVGLPITLAQLDIKQDIQAKMRIVAEAACAEGETIHNMPGGATPDQVYAALLVADQYGQRYLQEWE, from the coding sequence ATGGATCGCATTATTCAATCACCTGGTAAGTACATCCAGGGTGCCGATGTTATTACCCGTCTTGGCAGCTACCTCAAACCACTGGCAGAGCGCTGGCTGGTCGTTGGAGACAAGTTTGTCTTAGGCTTTGCCCAGGGGGCACTGGAAAAAAGCTTCCAGGATGCCGGACTGGCGCTGGAAATTGCACCGTTTGGCGGCGAATGTTCACAAAACGAAATCGACCGTCTGCGCGTCGTAGCGGAAAAAGCGCAGTGTGCGGCAGTACTTGGTATTGGTGGCGGTAAAACGCTGGATACCGCCAAAGCGCTGGCGCACTTTATGGGCGTGCCTGTCGCCATTGCGCCAACCATCGCCTCTACCGATGCGCCGTGCAGCGCGCTGTCCGTCATTTACACCGATGCCGGTGAATTCGATCGCTATCTGCTGCTGCCTAATAACCCGGACAGGGTCATTGTTGATACCAAAATTGTCGCGGGCGCACCGGCGCGTCTGTTAGCTGCGGGTATTGGCGATGCGCTGGCGACCTGGTTCGAAGCGCGTGCCTGTTCACGCAGCGGCGCAACCACCATGGCGGGCGGTCAGTGTACTCAGGCGGCGCTGGCGCTGGCAGAGCTGTGCTTTAATACGCTGATCGAAGAAGGTGAAAAAGCGATGCTGGCTGCAGAGCAGCACGTGGTTACACCAGCACTGGAGCGCATTATTGAAGCCAACACCTATCTGAGTGGCGTCGGTTTTGAAAGCGGTGGTCTGGCAGCGGCTCACGCCATTCATAACGGTCTGACCGCAATCCCGGATGCACATCATTATTACCACGGCGAGAAAGTGGCTTTCGGTACGCTGACGCAGTTGGTGCTGGAAAACGCGCCGGTCGATAAAATTGAAACCGTTGCCGCGCTGTGCCATTCCGTTGGCTTGCCGATTACCCTGGCGCAACTGGATATCAAACAGGATATTCAGGCGAAAATGCGCATTGTGGCTGAGGCAGCCTGTGCCGAAGGCGAAACCATCCACAACATGCCTGGCGGCGCAACGCCGGACCAGGTGTATGCCGCCCTGCTTGTGGCTGACCAGTACGGTCAACGTTACCTGCAAGAGTGGGAATAA
- the katG gene encoding catalase/peroxidase HPI produces the protein MSMSDDSQNTSTAGKCPFHQGGHDQSAGAGTNNRDWWPNQLRVDLLNQHSNRSNPLGEDFDYRKEFSKLDYSALKGDLRALLSESQPWWPADWGTYAGLFIRMAWHGAGTYRSIDGRGGAGRGQQRFAPLNSWPDNVSLDKARRLLWPIKQKYGQKISWADLFILAGNVALENSGFRTFGFGAGREDVWEPDLDVNWGDEKAWLTHRHPEELAKAPLGATEMGLIYVNPEGPDHSGEPLSAAAAIRATFGNMGMNDEETVALIGGGHTLGKTHGAAPASHVGADPESAPIEAQGLGWASSYGSGAGADAITSGLEVVWTQTPTQWSNYFFENLFKYEWVQTRSPAGAIQFEAVDAPEIIPDPFDPSKKRKPTMLVTDLTLRFDPEFEKISRRFLNDPQAFNEAFARAWFKLTHRDMGPKARYIGPEVPKEDLIWQDPLPHAFFNPSEEDILKLKATIAASGLSVGELVSVAWASASTFRGGDKRGGANGARLALDPQRGWDVNATAARVLPVLEGIYKSAHTASLADIIVLAGVVGIEQAASAAGVSIKVPFAPGRVDARQDQTDIEMFELLEPIADGFRNYRARPDVSTTESLLIDKAQQLTLTAPEMTVLVGGMRVLGTNFDGSQHGVFTDRPGVLSTDFFVNLLDMRHEWKAVDESKELFEGRDRLSGEVKYTATRADLVFGSNSVLRAVAEVYACSDAHEKFVRDFVAAWVKVMNLDRFDLL, from the coding sequence ATGAGCATGTCCGACGATAGCCAGAACACATCAACTGCCGGTAAGTGTCCTTTTCATCAGGGCGGTCACGACCAGAGCGCGGGAGCAGGAACGAACAACCGCGACTGGTGGCCAAATCAACTGCGCGTTGATCTTTTAAACCAACATTCCAACCGTTCTAACCCGCTGGGTGAGGACTTCGACTACCGCAAAGAGTTTAGCAAACTCGACTACTCTGCCCTGAAAGGGGATCTCAGAGCCCTTCTGTCCGAATCTCAACCGTGGTGGCCCGCTGACTGGGGAACCTATGCTGGATTGTTTATCCGCATGGCATGGCACGGTGCAGGGACCTATCGCTCCATCGATGGACGCGGTGGCGCGGGTCGCGGACAGCAGCGTTTTGCACCACTGAACTCCTGGCCGGATAACGTCAGCCTTGATAAAGCGCGTCGTCTGCTGTGGCCAATCAAGCAGAAATATGGCCAGAAAATTTCCTGGGCCGACCTGTTTATCCTCGCGGGTAACGTGGCGCTGGAAAACTCAGGCTTCCGCACCTTCGGCTTTGGTGCTGGTCGTGAAGATGTCTGGGAACCGGATCTCGACGTAAACTGGGGTGATGAAAAAGCCTGGCTGACTCACCGTCACCCGGAAGAACTGGCCAAAGCGCCGTTGGGCGCAACCGAAATGGGCCTTATCTATGTGAACCCGGAAGGGCCGGACCATAGCGGCGAACCGCTTTCAGCGGCAGCAGCTATTCGCGCGACCTTCGGTAACATGGGAATGAACGACGAAGAAACTGTAGCGCTGATTGGCGGCGGTCATACGTTGGGCAAAACCCACGGCGCTGCACCGGCTTCGCACGTAGGCGCCGATCCTGAATCCGCACCGATTGAAGCACAGGGCCTGGGCTGGGCGAGCAGCTACGGCAGCGGCGCGGGCGCAGACGCAATTACTTCCGGTCTGGAAGTGGTCTGGACGCAGACGCCGACCCAATGGAGCAACTATTTCTTCGAGAACCTGTTCAAATATGAGTGGGTACAAACTCGCAGTCCGGCAGGCGCTATTCAGTTTGAAGCGGTTGATGCGCCAGAAATTATTCCTGATCCGTTTGATCCATCGAAAAAACGTAAGCCGACGATGCTGGTTACCGACCTGACGCTGCGTTTCGATCCTGAGTTCGAGAAAATCTCCCGCCGTTTCCTGAACGATCCACAGGCGTTCAACGAAGCGTTTGCCCGTGCGTGGTTTAAACTGACGCACCGTGATATGGGGCCGAAAGCGCGTTACATCGGGCCGGAAGTGCCAAAAGAAGATCTGATTTGGCAAGACCCGCTGCCGCATGCGTTCTTCAACCCAAGCGAAGAAGATATCCTGAAGCTGAAAGCGACCATTGCCGCTTCCGGGCTGTCCGTGGGCGAACTGGTATCGGTAGCGTGGGCGTCGGCATCGACTTTCCGCGGTGGGGATAAACGTGGCGGCGCTAACGGTGCGCGTCTGGCGCTGGATCCACAGCGCGGCTGGGATGTGAATGCCACCGCAGCACGCGTTCTGCCTGTGCTGGAAGGGATTTATAAGTCTGCCCATACCGCCTCGTTGGCCGATATTATCGTGCTGGCAGGTGTTGTCGGTATCGAGCAGGCGGCTAGCGCTGCGGGCGTCAGCATTAAGGTACCTTTTGCGCCGGGCCGCGTGGATGCGCGCCAGGATCAAACGGATATTGAGATGTTTGAACTGCTTGAGCCGATCGCCGATGGCTTCCGTAACTACCGCGCCCGTCCTGACGTATCGACCACCGAGTCGCTGCTGATCGATAAAGCACAGCAGCTGACGCTAACCGCACCGGAAATGACCGTGCTGGTGGGCGGTATGCGCGTACTGGGCACCAACTTTGATGGTAGCCAGCACGGTGTCTTTACCGATCGTCCAGGCGTACTCAGCACTGACTTCTTCGTCAATCTGCTGGATATGCGCCATGAGTGGAAGGCGGTTGATGAGTCAAAAGAGCTGTTTGAAGGTCGTGACCGTCTGAGCGGCGAAGTAAAATACACCGCAACCCGCGCCGATCTGGTATTTGGTTCTAACTCTGTACTGCGCGCAGTGGCTGAAGTTTATGCCTGCAGCGATGCCCACGAGAAGTTCGTGAGAGATTTCGTGGCTGCATGGGTGAAAGTGATGAACCTGGATCGTTTCGACCTGCTGTAA
- the metF gene encoding methylenetetrahydrofolate reductase, with amino-acid sequence MSFFHANQREALNQSLAEVAGQINVSFEFFPPRTSEMEQTLWNSIDRLSSLKPKFVSVTYGANSGERDRTHSIIKGIKDRTGLEAAPHLTCIDATRDELRTIAQDYWNNGIRHIVALRGDLPPGSGKPDMYASDLVTLLKDVADFDISVAAYPEVHPEAKSAQADLLNLKRKVDAGANRAITQFFFDVESYLRFRDRCVSAGIDVEIIPGILPVSNFKQAKKFADMTNVRIPAWMSTMFDGLDDDAETRKLVGANIAMDMVKILSREGVKDFHFYTLNRAEMSYAICHTLGVRPN; translated from the coding sequence ATGAGCTTTTTTCACGCCAACCAGCGGGAAGCCCTGAATCAGAGCCTGGCAGAAGTTGCCGGTCAGATTAACGTTTCATTTGAGTTTTTCCCGCCGCGCACCAGTGAAATGGAGCAAACCCTGTGGAACTCCATCGATCGCCTGAGCAGCCTGAAGCCGAAGTTTGTTTCAGTCACTTACGGTGCAAACTCTGGTGAGCGCGACCGTACGCACAGCATTATTAAAGGCATTAAGGATCGCACTGGCCTTGAAGCGGCTCCGCACCTGACCTGTATTGATGCAACCCGCGATGAGCTGCGGACTATTGCTCAGGACTACTGGAACAACGGTATTCGTCATATTGTTGCCCTGCGCGGTGACCTGCCGCCGGGAAGCGGTAAACCGGATATGTATGCTTCTGACCTGGTGACGCTACTGAAAGACGTTGCAGACTTTGATATCTCCGTTGCGGCTTACCCGGAAGTGCACCCGGAAGCGAAGAGCGCTCAGGCCGATCTGCTGAACCTGAAGCGTAAGGTTGATGCCGGTGCGAACCGTGCGATTACCCAGTTCTTCTTCGATGTAGAAAGCTATCTGCGCTTTCGTGATCGCTGTGTGTCTGCGGGAATCGACGTGGAAATTATTCCGGGTATCCTGCCAGTCTCCAACTTTAAGCAGGCGAAAAAATTTGCCGACATGACCAACGTCCGCATTCCGGCGTGGATGTCGACCATGTTTGATGGTCTGGATGATGACGCGGAAACCCGCAAGCTGGTGGGCGCTAATATCGCTATGGACATGGTGAAGATTCTCAGCCGCGAAGGGGTGAAAGATTTTCACTTCTATACCCTTAATCGTGCCGAGATGAGCTACGCTATTTGTCACACACTGGGTGTAAGACCGAACTAA